In the genome of Afipia felis ATCC 53690, the window CTCTTGACGAATATCTCGATGCGGCTGGCTACGGGGATGGATTCCGCAACGACCATCTCTATCCTATGGCGGCAGCCATCTGGTCGACTCCGGCGGCGAAAATCGGTACCTATCCCGCGGCTTCGTTCATCCGATTTTGCGAGAGCCACGGGCTGCTTAAGCTCACTGGCCGCCCCGTCTGGCGAACCGTCGCTGGCGGCAGCCGATGCTATGTTAGACGGCTCTCCGAGACCATACCGGAAGTCGTGTCAAACTATCCCATCAAAGCGATCGTTCGTACCGGAAATGGCGCCGAGGTCATCGGGCTCGAAGGCAACCGCCGCCATTTCGATCATGTTGTCATCGCCGCCCACGCGGACGAGGCGCTGAAACTGCTGGCCGATCCGAGCAGCGAAGAACGGCGTCTTCTCGGAGCATTCGAATATATTTTCAACGATGCGGTCCTCCATTCCGATACGCGTCTGATGCCGCAGCGGCGTCGGGTCTGGTCGAGCTGGAATTACATGACCAGAGATGACCTTGACGGCCGCCGGCTTGCGGTCACCTACTGGATGAACCGCCTTCAGGAAATCGAGAGCGATCGGCCGTTGTTCGTGACGCTTAATCCTCACAAGGAAATTGAAGCCGATACAATCTTGAAACAGATGCGTTACAGCCATCCCCGTTTCGATGCCGCGGCAATGGAGGCGCAGAAGCAGCTTTGGTCGCTGCAAGGTAGCCGCAACACCTGGTTCTGCGGAGCCTATTTCGGCGCAGGGTTTCATGAGGATGGGCTGCAAGCCGGTCTCGCGGTCGCCGAAGCGATCGGCGGCGTGCGGCGGCCATGGACGGTTCGGCACGAATCCGGGCGAATTCATATTTATGAAAGCGAGCTCGATCTGCCTGAGACGGAGGCAGCCTGATGCCAAAGGTCCGATCAGCTCTTTTCGCTGGTTCTGTGATGCACCACAGGCTCCGGCCAACACAGCACCGCTTGCGCTACAGAATCTTCTATCTCCTGCTCGATCTCGAAGAAATCGATGCTCTGGCAAGCAGGCTTCGCTTGTTCTCGCATAACCGCTTCAACCTCTTTAGCTTCCACGATCGCGATCATGGCGAGGCTGCAACCATGCCGCTTCGCGACAGGATCGAGCGGCACCTGGAAGAAGCGGGCATCGAATCGGGCGGACCGATCCAACTGCTCGCCATGCCCCGCATCCTAGGATACGCCTTCAATCCGCTAAGCATCTATTTCTGTCACAGACGAGACCAATCACTTTCCGCGATCTTCTACGAGGTCAACAACACCTTCGGGCAGCGCCACAATTATCTCATTCCCGTGCCCTCCGGCATCGAGGGGCCTATCCGGCAAGAAAGCCGAAAGTCTTTTTATGTGTCGCCATTCATGACCACCGACATGGTCTATTCGTTTTCTGTCGTGCCTCCGGGAACGGATTTAGCGGTTTCAGTTGTCGGCCGCGACGAGAGCGGGCCGCTTATTATTGCCAGGCTGGCTGCCGCCCGACAGGAGTTGACGGACGCTTCACTTGCGCGCGCCTTTTGCGTTTATCCACTGCTGACATTCAAAGTCATCGCGGGAATCTACTGGGAAGCGTTGCTGATCTGGCTGAAGGGTATTCGCCTGCATCGTCGACCCTTGCCACCCGATCAGCCGGTCACCGTTGGGCGTAGCGCTAGTCCTGAGATCAATCATCCAGAAAAGAAAACAGCGAATGGCCTTTGACGGCAAAACGAGAACACTCGACGGGATTGGGGACCGCAAGGAAAGCTTGGTCGCCCGCGTCTTGCGCCGAATGATGGCCCAGATCGAGTTCGGCCATATCATGGTTGTGCTGCCCTCCGGTGATCGTATCGAGCATTCTGGTGCGCAGGCGGGACCTTCTGCAACGCTTGTTCTCCGTCGCTGGCGTGCGATCCGGCGCCTCCTCAGCCAGGGAGATCTGGGCTTTGCAGAAGCCTATATCGAGGGCGACTGGTCGAGTCCCGATCTTGCCGCATTCCTGGAATTGGCGGCGCGAAACATCGCCGTGCTCGATCGCAAGATGTCTGGTTTCTGGCCTGTCCGCATGTTTAATCGCGCGCGGCATTTGCGGCACGCGAACAGTAAAGCGGGTAGCCGCAGGAATATCTCGTTTCACTACGATCTCGGCAATGATTTTTACCAGTGCTGGCTCGATCGGAGCATGACGTACTCCTCTGCGCTCTATGCGCATCCAAACCAGACGCTTGAAGACGCTCAGGAAGCCAAGCTGTCACAAATCGAAAAACTCCTGGACCTCCGCGGTGGCGAGGAGATCCTGGAAATTGGCTGCGGCTGGGGCGCGTTGGCCGTGAGATTGGCCCGCGCAGGGGCTCGCGTTACCGGTATCACCCTGTCGTCGGAGCAACTGGCACTCTCTCGACAGCGCGTGGAACAGGAAGCGTTGGTCGGCAGAGTTGCTTTGGAATTGACCGACTATCGCGACATCGAAGGCTCTTATGACAGGATCGTATCGATCGAGATGCTGGAGGCAGTCGGCGAGGCGTACTGGCCGATTTATTTCAAAACCCTGCATGATCGCCTGAACGTCGGCGGCATAGCGGTCCTGCAAGTGATCACGATCGACGAGACTCGTTTCGAGGCCTACCGTGGGTCCGCCGATTTTATTCAGCGTCATATCTTCCCAGGCGGGATGCTTCCAACGAAAGCGATCATTATCGAACAAGGTGGGCAGGCCGGGCTCAAGCTCGTTTCGACACAAAGTTTCGGCCAGAGCTATGCCGCGACACTAGCCGAGTGGCGCAAACGTTTCTTGGCGTCATGGCCCAGCATCACCGAAATGGGGTTTCCGGAGCGCTTTCGCCGGCTCTGGGACTATTACCTATGTTATTGCGAGGCAGGCTTCAGGGCCGCAACTATCGATGTGGACTTCTATGTTCTCGCAAAAAGATGACGGCCTAGATGGAAGAAGCAAAAATTTTTAAGGGGCGCTTGTCTTCTCCCACGCAGATGCAAATCGGCTCCATCGGTTACTTGAGGTAGGTCCGCATCTAAATTGGTTTGTCGCTTAGATGACCTCTCGCAGCTTTCAGTCGTGAATATCAGCGCGAATATAACTCAATCCGCCGATAGCAAAATCGCACCGAAAGGCTCGGCCTATGGCTACCAGCCCGATACGCAGCAACCGACGTTTATCGAGTGGAATATCGGTGCGATAAGGAGCAAAGGCGCTGAACCGCAAAACGACGGTCCGCCAATCTGCATATGCCGTGAAATTTTGACGGTACGACTGCCACGGCTTTGCCAAATAGTCCGTCCTCAAGTGAACGCCGTAGAGCTCGCCATTGCCTAACACGTCGATCGCGATCCCGTCCCAGCCATTTGCATCCACAACATCGGCTGTCGGCGAGAGATCGAGCGCGGCTTGAACAAATCCTCCATTATTTTCCAAGCTGACGTCTCCGCGCACACGGATGGCGGCCCGACCGGCGACCATCTCGCGACCTATCACTCCCTTGGAATCTCCACCCATGACCTGGTCTGTAACAAGTTGCCAGACGCTGCCAATCGTAGCCACAAGAGGCTCCCCCCTGAGGTCATCTATTATAGTGGGCGCAGGCAACATCTTTTCATCCCTCATACTTGTGAACGCACGTTAGCGACATGCCGAAGAATGACAGCACCAGCAGAGGCGCAACTCAGCCACGCCATCGCATGGGGTAGCCCTTTTCGCCGATGGCGACTTGATGGCATCAAAATCTTACGCTGCGTCCGGAGCTTATATCAGCCGAATGTCCGGTTGTTGCCGCACCTGCACCTGCGACACTAAAATCACGACCAGTCAAGGTGCGTACCCGTCCAATTTTCTCTGCTGGAATTCTTGATCGAGAACCGTTCATGTCTTGAGCAAAGCCCTCAGATCGTCATGCTTTATTGGAAACTCGACCGAATGCCAAAAGATCGCGAGAAGACCATCACGCAAGCGGCCCGCGCATTCATGGAACGCTTATAGCAAAAAGGGTCGGCCTTATCGGGCGCTGGCCCGGGAAGCTGTTCGTCGTAGCTAGCCGCGCCTTACATCCAACCTGCCAATTCCTTTCTGACAACGTGTTCTATGACTTTCATTCCGCCCGTCCCGTCGTTGAGGCACGGCACATGGGTGAATCGTTCGCCGCCACCCTGAAGAAAAGCTGCCTTCGCCTCCACTG includes:
- a CDS encoding NAD(P)/FAD-dependent oxidoreductase, giving the protein MTGKITATDWHNGPEHGPAPGQSLDIAVVGSGISGLSAAWLLSKRHRVVLYEADNRLGGHSHTVDAGGLAVDTGFIVFNENTYPNLTALFDHIGVATKCSDMSFAVSLDDGRLEYSGTGLLGLFAQRRNAISPRFWMMLRDLVRFYREAPRNVAALGMITLDEYLDAAGYGDGFRNDHLYPMAAAIWSTPAAKIGTYPAASFIRFCESHGLLKLTGRPVWRTVAGGSRCYVRRLSETIPEVVSNYPIKAIVRTGNGAEVIGLEGNRRHFDHVVIAAHADEALKLLADPSSEERRLLGAFEYIFNDAVLHSDTRLMPQRRRVWSSWNYMTRDDLDGRRLAVTYWMNRLQEIESDRPLFVTLNPHKEIEADTILKQMRYSHPRFDAAAMEAQKQLWSLQGSRNTWFCGAYFGAGFHEDGLQAGLAVAEAIGGVRRPWTVRHESGRIHIYESELDLPETEAA
- a CDS encoding DUF1365 domain-containing protein → MPKVRSALFAGSVMHHRLRPTQHRLRYRIFYLLLDLEEIDALASRLRLFSHNRFNLFSFHDRDHGEAATMPLRDRIERHLEEAGIESGGPIQLLAMPRILGYAFNPLSIYFCHRRDQSLSAIFYEVNNTFGQRHNYLIPVPSGIEGPIRQESRKSFYVSPFMTTDMVYSFSVVPPGTDLAVSVVGRDESGPLIIARLAAARQELTDASLARAFCVYPLLTFKVIAGIYWEALLIWLKGIRLHRRPLPPDQPVTVGRSASPEINHPEKKTANGL
- a CDS encoding SAM-dependent methyltransferase, which produces MAFDGKTRTLDGIGDRKESLVARVLRRMMAQIEFGHIMVVLPSGDRIEHSGAQAGPSATLVLRRWRAIRRLLSQGDLGFAEAYIEGDWSSPDLAAFLELAARNIAVLDRKMSGFWPVRMFNRARHLRHANSKAGSRRNISFHYDLGNDFYQCWLDRSMTYSSALYAHPNQTLEDAQEAKLSQIEKLLDLRGGEEILEIGCGWGALAVRLARAGARVTGITLSSEQLALSRQRVEQEALVGRVALELTDYRDIEGSYDRIVSIEMLEAVGEAYWPIYFKTLHDRLNVGGIAVLQVITIDETRFEAYRGSADFIQRHIFPGGMLPTKAIIIEQGGQAGLKLVSTQSFGQSYAATLAEWRKRFLASWPSITEMGFPERFRRLWDYYLCYCEAGFRAATIDVDFYVLAKR
- a CDS encoding CIA30 family protein, encoding MLPAPTIIDDLRGEPLVATIGSVWQLVTDQVMGGDSKGVIGREMVAGRAAIRVRGDVSLENNGGFVQAALDLSPTADVVDANGWDGIAIDVLGNGELYGVHLRTDYLAKPWQSYRQNFTAYADWRTVVLRFSAFAPYRTDIPLDKRRLLRIGLVAIGRAFRCDFAIGGLSYIRADIHD